TTAGAATATTTAAAGATGAATATAATTGGCAAAATGGTGATGAAGTTATAACAACCTCGTTGACATTTGTTTCAACAAACCATGTAATTATCTATGAGAATTTAGATCCGGTATTTGCTGATATTGACTCAAGTCTGTGTTTGGATCCAGCATCAGTTGAACGGTTGATTACCAATAAAACAAGGGCGGTAATCTACGTTGGAATTGGCGGAAATGCACAAAACTACAAAGAGATCCGTTCATTATGTACCAAGCACAATTTAATTCTCGTATTGGACGCGGCTCACATGGCGGGCACATCATGGACGGATACGGGGGCGCAGGTTGGATTGGATGCGGACTGTGCCGTTTTTAGTTATCAAGCGGTCAAGAATTGTCCATCAAGTGACGCCGGCATGATTTGTTTTCCTTCGCCTGAGCTTGATAAGCAAGCGCGGCGCTTATCATGGCTTGGTATTGATAAAACTACATATGATCGATATTCTGAAAGCTCATACAAGTGGCGATATGATGTCCCCGAGATTGGATTTAAGTACCATGGAAACAGTATTGCTGCGGCTTTGTGTTTAGTTTCATTGCGTTATCTTGACCAAGATAATGAATATAGGAGAATGTTGGCGGATGTTTATGATAATAATTTAAAGGACAGAGATGATATAGAAATTATCTCTCACTCACCTTTGGTCCATTCCTCCAGACATCTTTATCAAATTGCAGTTACCAATCGAGACGGTTTAATTGAAAGATTATCCAAGGAGGGTATCTACTGCGGGGTTCACTATATTGCAAATCATCAATACCCAATTTACAAAAATTATAAATCGGATGTTGAAAAAGCGAGTCGGTACAGCTCACTCATTGTTTCCTTGCCAATGCATATGGGTATCAGCAAAGAAGATGCCACTCATATATCTAAAAAAATCCTAAATAAATGAAAATTGCAGCATATAGTATTAGCGGTATTGAAAGAGCCAGCTCCAGGTTACGAAGTTTTTATTTGTTTAGCTTCGCCAAGGAATTTGGCTTGGAGGTATCAAGACCATCTCGATATCGTGATGCACTGAGTTGTGATGTTGTTCATATACAAAAAATACTGACCTATAAGCTAATTATCTGGATGGTTATTTTCCGGGTATTTGGACTTAGGATTGTATTTGATATCGATGATCAACCAATGGGGCGCAAGTCATTTCTTGGCTATTGGTTGGCATTATTTCTTTCCTCGGTTATCACCGTTGATACTGAGGCGCGAAGAAACTATTGGAAGAACTATCTGTTTTTCAAGAAGATTATAGTTATAAATGATATAGCTGATACAAATGATGTTGAGTTAAAAATAAGAGAACGGCGAAATTCGTTAGATAACCACAGTTTTTTCTGGATTGGATATTCATGCAACTTACAAAGTTTGGACGGTTTTGTTGAGTTTGTAAAAAACTCAACAAAGTACAAACTAATAGTCTCGACCGAGAAAGAAGCAATAGCAACTCTGAAAAATAGATACCCATTCATCAAGTTTGTTCCATGGTTTGATGGTGTTGCATACGATGATTGTATTGAAGCGAAGTTTATGATTCTTAATCATAATCTTGATCAATCATCTCTCCTCAAGAGCGAAAATAAAATGGTGCTGGCAATGTTAGCTGGCTTCGTTCCTATTGTGAGTCGCACACCTTCGTATGAGAAGCTTGCTCAATCACTGGATGCTGATTTTTTGTTATTTGATCATATTGATGACGTAGCCGGGATCGCAACAAATCTAGCAGAAACTGACTTCCATGCTTTCTTTGAAAGATCACTTGATTTTATTAATTTGAATTATTCGCGGAAGGCTGTACTGTCGTGCTTTAATAAGAAAGTGCTTGGTCGATAATTTTTATTGTCATCGCACGATCGATAGGTTTTACAAAATGAAATTGAAACCAAAAAGAGTGGTTTATACGGCTGTCTTCGGTAATTACGACCAAGTTCCACCAGTCAATCCAAAATGGGATTGTGATTTTATTTGTTTCACCGATAACCCTGAAAACGTATCATCTGGCTGGCAAGTGGTGATGGTCAAATTGAATGGGGAGCAGCCTGCGCAAGCAAATAGGCGTTATAAGATGTTGCCTCATAAATATTTGTTAAATTATGAATGTAGTTTATATGTCGATGGAAATATTAGAATTGTATCCGATCCAAGCCCGCTATTTAGAAAATACTTGGACAGCGGTGTCATTGCAATGCCAAAACATCAAGACAGAAAATGTGTCTATGAAGAAGCGCGTGTGTGTATAGAGGGGGGCCGCGTTGACAAAAAAATAACTGAACAACAAATGTCCAGATATTTGGCAAACGGCTTTCCAGAAAAATACGGGATGACTGAAAATGGTATTATTTTTCGCAGGCATCATGATATTAATCTGATAGCCATGATGACATCTTGGTGGGAAGAATATTGCAATGGCGGTAGGCGCGATCAGTTAAGCCTTTCTTATTTAATTTGGAAGTACCAGATTGACGTGTTGGAAGTTATTGAGGGTGTACGTATAAATAAAAAATTCTTCGAAATAGATTTACACGTAAATGATAAATCAAAATCATTTATTATACGTTTAGCTAGAAAAGCAAATCAAAATAAACATTTAAATTATTATTATTTTATTATCTCCAAAATTGTTTCATTAGCTATAATAATAAGAAATAAATTTTTACCGTACAATCATATTTGAATTAAATTCCTTCTACACATAAAGGACAAAAAATATGACATTCTCATATACGATGATTTCCCGTGTAGTATTTTTTATTTTGGCGTTTGCGATTGCGTTTCCATTTCGAATGAATTACTCATTTGGCCCATTTAATACTTTGTCTTTTTTAGATGTAGCAGTCATAATCTGTATAATTTTTTTTATTTATTCCTGGTTGATTTCCGCTCCGATTTTATTAGGTAACATGAAATTGGCTTTTTCTATAATCTTTCCAATCTTGGTGGCAGGAATATCAATTTTTTGGGCAGTAAATCAAAACACATCTATGAGTTCTTTTGTAAAATATATTTATAACGGTCTTTATTATTTTATTTCACTAAATCTAGCAAAAAATATGTCTGCTAGAAAAATCGGTCAAATTTTTTCATTCTTAATTATTGCGTGGATATTTGGTTCTCTCGCAATGTATTTAGATATACCTGGGTTCAGATATTTTATTGCCGAAAAAATAGATCTTAAAAAAGATGAGTTAAATGATATCATTGCTTCCTATTATTTAAGATTATCTCATCCTTATATCGGAATGTCGAATGATTATGGGCCGATTCTCATATTTTTTGGATTTCTATTACTAGGAATTGCTAGATATGTAAATAATTTTATATTTTTAATAGTAGCCATCTTTAGTATTTGTTTTTCAATACTAACATTTTCTCGTGGTATGATTTTAGCTTTAATTTTTGTAAATATTTTTTCAAATCGGCTGTTTAGGGTAACTTTTATAAAGTTTTTAACTACTATAGCGATAGCAGTATTATTTAGCTTTCTTTTTTATCAAACTATTTCTAATATTTCTATTATACATCTCGAAGATAGAGATAGAGATTTAAGTTCTTTATTTTTGGAGCGCATAAGTAATGCTAATATTAAATCCAGATTTATTAGCTCTAACGAAGATTTTCAATTAATAATGGATCGTCCATTTCTTGGTTATGGCTCTGGTTACAATAAATTGAATTCTGCATCTCACAATTTTTACATTGCCAACTGGAAATACTTTGGAATTATATTAGGCACAATAACATCGATACTTTTTATTTCAGTAATCATTATTGCTTTTAATTTTCAAAAAAAATATTCATATTCATCAGTTTCGGTGCTTTATTTTTCTCTAGGTATGGGATGGATGTTTTTGTGTCTAACAGTATTGTCTCAAACTTTGATTGAGGCAACAGCACCACGCACTATAATTTTTTATGGTCTTGGTACTTTCGCAGGAATGCTGCACGGGCTTAGACAATCTGCTTGTACCCCCTCAATCAATATGAGAACGCTGTATCCTAAAGTTTTTTCATAAATAAAAATAGCCATTATATTTTTCCATGATTAATTTTTATTTTTTATGCTAACTGATATAATCATCGTTAATTGGAACGCTGGCCTGCAACTTGCTGCATTGGTCAACAGTATCATTTTACATCACAGCAATCTCGTTTCATCTGTAGTGATTGTTGATAACGCATCTACTGACAATTCTCTTGCTCGTATAAAAGAAACGACTGATGTTCCATTCTTACTCCATATCATCCAAAATACTGAGAATCGTGGATTTAGTGCAGCATGTAATCAAGGCGCTGCATTAGCAAGCAGTGAGTATCTTTTATTTCTTAATCCAGATACACGCTTGTTTAAAAATTCACTTTCAGCACCGTTGGAATTTATGCAGCGTCCTGAAAATATTGATGTTGGTATTATTGGCATTCAACTTATCGATGATCAGAACCATGTTTCTAGAAGCTGCGCACGATTTCCTTCATTGAGTATTTTTATTGCGTACACATTGGGCCTAAATCACTTGCATGGGTTACAACATTTGAATCTTCACATGTCTAATTGGACTCATGACAGAACGAAAAGAGTGGATCATGTAATTGGAGCATTTTACCTGATAAGGTATTCTCTATTTGAATCTTTGGGTGGGTTTGATGAACGCTTTTTTGTGTATTTGGAAGATTTGGATCTCTCCCTCCGTGCCCATCAATCTGGTTGGCGTAGTATATATTTTTCCGAAGCTCAAGCCTTCCACGCTGGTGGCGGAACTTCCCAGCAAGTGCAGGCTCATCGACTGTTTTATTCATTACGCAGTCGTTTGTTATACGGATTTAAACATTTTACACCTTGGCAGGCATGGACCTTGCTAACTGTAATGCTGATACTGGAACCGATTAGCCGGTCGATATATTCATTACTTCGAGGTAAAACACAAGATTTCCATAATACATGGCATGCTTATAAGATGCTCTACGTAAATGTAATACAAATTTTGCGAATATCTTCGTTAAAGAAAAATTCAAGGGGTTTGAATGATTAAACATTATTTACCATTAACGACTTATCCGAGTCCCGCATCACTTACACATCAACATTTATTTTCGTGTTTAAATACTTTAATTCCTATTGATGCATCCTCAGTACGAATACTTGATGCTGGCTGCGGAAATGGCAAGTTAATATCTTTTATATATCAGGCTATTAAATTTACACGACCAGAAATTATTATTGATATTCATGGTTTTGATGTTATAAATCATGGAGTTCAACTTGAAAAACAATTTATTGAGAAGACTATTTTCGAGCTAACTAACGATATTCCAA
This window of the Gammaproteobacteria bacterium genome carries:
- a CDS encoding membrane hypothetical protein (Evidence 5 : Unknown function), with product MTFSYTMISRVVFFILAFAIAFPFRMNYSFGPFNTLSFLDVAVIICIIFFIYSWLISAPILLGNMKLAFSIIFPILVAGISIFWAVNQNTSMSSFVKYIYNGLYYFISLNLAKNMSARKIGQIFSFLIIAWIFGSLAMYLDIPGFRYFIAEKIDLKKDELNDIIASYYLRLSHPYIGMSNDYGPILIFFGFLLLGIARYVNNFIFLIVAIFSICFSILTFSRGMILALIFVNIFSNRLFRVTFIKFLTTIAIAVLFSFLFYQTISNISIIHLEDRDRDLSSLFLERISNANIKSRFISSNEDFQLIMDRPFLGYGSGYNKLNSASHNFYIANWKYFGIILGTITSILFISVIIIAFNFQKKYSYSSVSVLYFSLGMGWMFLCLTVLSQTLIEATAPRTIIFYGLGTFAGMLHGLRQSACTPSINMRTLYPKVFS
- a CDS encoding Aminotransferase class V-fold PLP-dependent enzyme, with product MKKVIQVLKPYFRVDEVMSEIRECVEKGWTGIGFKTEQFESAWKEYSGFKYAHFLNSATSGLHLAIRIFKDEYNWQNGDEVITTSLTFVSTNHVIIYENLDPVFADIDSSLCLDPASVERLITNKTRAVIYVGIGGNAQNYKEIRSLCTKHNLILVLDAAHMAGTSWTDTGAQVGLDADCAVFSYQAVKNCPSSDAGMICFPSPELDKQARRLSWLGIDKTTYDRYSESSYKWRYDVPEIGFKYHGNSIAAALCLVSLRYLDQDNEYRRMLADVYDNNLKDRDDIEIISHSPLVHSSRHLYQIAVTNRDGLIERLSKEGIYCGVHYIANHQYPIYKNYKSDVEKASRYSSLIVSLPMHMGISKEDATHISKKILNK
- a CDS encoding N-acetylglucosaminyl-diphospho-decaprenol L-rhamnosyltransferase, translated to MLTDIIIVNWNAGLQLAALVNSIILHHSNLVSSVVIVDNASTDNSLARIKETTDVPFLLHIIQNTENRGFSAACNQGAALASSEYLLFLNPDTRLFKNSLSAPLEFMQRPENIDVGIIGIQLIDDQNHVSRSCARFPSLSIFIAYTLGLNHLHGLQHLNLHMSNWTHDRTKRVDHVIGAFYLIRYSLFESLGGFDERFFVYLEDLDLSLRAHQSGWRSIYFSEAQAFHAGGGTSQQVQAHRLFYSLRSRLLYGFKHFTPWQAWTLLTVMLILEPISRSIYSLLRGKTQDFHNTWHAYKMLYVNVIQILRISSLKKNSRGLND
- a CDS encoding conserved hypothetical protein (Evidence 4 : Unknown function but conserved in other organisms), whose protein sequence is MKIAAYSISGIERASSRLRSFYLFSFAKEFGLEVSRPSRYRDALSCDVVHIQKILTYKLIIWMVIFRVFGLRIVFDIDDQPMGRKSFLGYWLALFLSSVITVDTEARRNYWKNYLFFKKIIVINDIADTNDVELKIRERRNSLDNHSFFWIGYSCNLQSLDGFVEFVKNSTKYKLIVSTEKEAIATLKNRYPFIKFVPWFDGVAYDDCIEAKFMILNHNLDQSSLLKSENKMVLAMLAGFVPIVSRTPSYEKLAQSLDADFLLFDHIDDVAGIATNLAETDFHAFFERSLDFINLNYSRKAVLSCFNKKVLGR
- a CDS encoding conserved hypothetical protein (Evidence 4 : Unknown function but conserved in other organisms), with amino-acid sequence MKLKPKRVVYTAVFGNYDQVPPVNPKWDCDFICFTDNPENVSSGWQVVMVKLNGEQPAQANRRYKMLPHKYLLNYECSLYVDGNIRIVSDPSPLFRKYLDSGVIAMPKHQDRKCVYEEARVCIEGGRVDKKITEQQMSRYLANGFPEKYGMTENGIIFRRHHDINLIAMMTSWWEEYCNGGRRDQLSLSYLIWKYQIDVLEVIEGVRINKKFFEIDLHVNDKSKSFIIRLARKANQNKHLNYYYFIISKIVSLAIIIRNKFLPYNHI